In Legionella beliardensis, the following are encoded in one genomic region:
- the clpA gene encoding ATP-dependent Clp protease ATP-binding subunit ClpA, protein MLNKELEFTLNLAFKEAKEKRHEFMTVEHLLLSLLDNPAAGNVLQACDANIDSLRRDLIEFIDETTPRIPEGEHDRETQPTLGFQRVLQRAVFHVQSAGKTEVTGANVLAAIFSEQESQAVYFLRRENITRLDVINYISHGVYKHHSNEANDHLNSAMDEEAMAGEGSESPLESYCLNLNRRARLGKIDPLIGRHEEIQRTIQVLCRRRKNNPLLVGEAGVGKTAIAEGLAKRIVDGEVPESINNCVVYALDLGALLAGTKYRGDFEKRLKAVLKQLGQQDGAVLFIDEIHTIIGAGAASGGVMDASNLIKPLLANGELKCIGSTTYQEYRGIFEKDRALARRFQKIDISEPTVEETFEILKGLRSKLEEHHGVKFSIPALKAAAELAAKYINDRFLPDKAIDVVDEAGAYQNLLTANKRRKIISVTEIENVVAKIARIPVKKVSARDKDTLRNLERDLKLLVYGQDSAITALASAIKLARSGLRDQQKPVGCFLFAGPTGVGKTEVTRQLANVLGIELLRFDMSEYMEKHTVSRLIGAPPGYVGYDQGGLLTEAVTKNPHSVLLLDEIEKAHPDVFNLLLQIMDHGTLTDTNGRQADFRHVILVMTSNAGATEITRNSIGFSLQDNANDGLEVIKKQFSPEFRNRLDAIINFASLDTETIGLVVDKFIMELDEQLSNKGVTFKVDKAARDWLIEHGYDRTMGARPMARLIQEQIKKPLADELLFGKLMKGGHVVIKVKDGKLHFDSHDHCEGVI, encoded by the coding sequence ATGTTAAATAAAGAACTTGAATTCACCTTGAATCTTGCTTTTAAGGAAGCCAAAGAAAAACGTCATGAGTTTATGACGGTTGAACATCTACTGTTGTCTTTACTTGACAATCCTGCTGCAGGCAATGTTCTCCAAGCTTGTGATGCAAATATTGACTCATTAAGACGAGATTTGATTGAATTTATTGATGAAACCACGCCTCGAATTCCTGAAGGGGAGCATGACAGAGAAACGCAACCCACCTTAGGCTTTCAACGTGTTCTGCAACGCGCAGTGTTTCATGTGCAGTCAGCTGGCAAAACTGAAGTAACAGGTGCTAACGTACTGGCAGCTATCTTTAGTGAACAAGAAAGCCAAGCTGTTTATTTTCTGCGCCGCGAAAACATTACCCGACTGGATGTCATTAACTATATTTCTCATGGGGTTTATAAACACCATAGTAACGAAGCCAATGATCACCTTAATTCTGCTATGGATGAAGAAGCAATGGCAGGTGAAGGCAGTGAATCACCTCTAGAGAGCTATTGTCTGAATCTTAACAGAAGAGCTCGACTCGGGAAAATTGACCCGCTTATTGGCCGACATGAAGAAATTCAACGTACTATCCAAGTGCTTTGCCGACGTCGTAAAAATAATCCGCTCTTAGTGGGCGAAGCAGGGGTAGGTAAAACTGCAATTGCAGAAGGCCTTGCTAAGCGTATTGTAGATGGCGAAGTGCCAGAATCCATTAATAACTGTGTGGTTTATGCGCTTGATTTAGGTGCACTGCTAGCAGGTACTAAGTACCGCGGTGATTTTGAAAAACGTCTAAAAGCCGTATTAAAACAGTTAGGCCAACAAGACGGCGCTGTGCTGTTTATTGATGAAATTCATACCATCATTGGTGCCGGTGCTGCTTCGGGTGGCGTGATGGACGCATCAAATCTAATTAAACCATTACTGGCCAATGGTGAATTGAAATGCATAGGTTCTACAACTTATCAAGAGTATCGCGGCATCTTTGAAAAAGATCGCGCACTCGCACGTCGTTTCCAAAAGATTGATATTAGCGAGCCTACAGTTGAAGAAACATTTGAAATCCTTAAAGGATTGCGCTCTAAGTTGGAAGAACATCATGGCGTGAAGTTCTCAATTCCGGCACTAAAAGCAGCGGCTGAGCTTGCAGCAAAATATATTAACGATAGATTTCTCCCTGATAAAGCAATCGACGTAGTTGATGAAGCGGGTGCTTATCAAAACCTCTTAACAGCCAATAAGCGTCGAAAAATTATTAGTGTGACGGAAATTGAAAATGTGGTCGCTAAAATTGCCCGTATCCCGGTTAAAAAAGTATCTGCCAGAGATAAGGATACATTACGTAATTTAGAGCGTGACTTAAAATTACTTGTCTATGGTCAAGACAGTGCAATCACAGCATTAGCTTCTGCTATTAAGTTAGCGCGCTCAGGGTTGCGTGACCAACAAAAACCAGTCGGTTGCTTCTTATTTGCAGGCCCAACAGGCGTAGGTAAAACGGAAGTCACGAGACAACTAGCTAATGTATTAGGCATTGAATTACTGCGTTTTGATATGTCTGAATACATGGAGAAACATACGGTTTCACGTCTAATCGGCGCACCTCCTGGCTATGTTGGTTATGATCAAGGCGGGTTACTCACTGAAGCTGTGACTAAAAATCCTCATTCAGTTTTATTGCTTGATGAGATTGAAAAAGCACATCCTGATGTGTTTAATCTCTTATTACAGATTATGGATCATGGCACTTTAACTGATACGAATGGCCGCCAAGCCGACTTTAGGCATGTTATTTTAGTCATGACTAGCAATGCTGGCGCTACGGAAATTACCAGAAACTCCATTGGTTTCTCATTGCAAGATAATGCTAATGATGGACTTGAAGTGATTAAGAAACAATTTAGTCCTGAATTTAGAAATCGCTTAGATGCCATTATTAATTTTGCTTCCTTAGATACAGAAACCATTGGACTTGTTGTTGATAAATTTATCATGGAATTAGATGAGCAGTTAAGCAACAAAGGGGTTACCTTTAAAGTTGATAAAGCCGCACGTGATTGGTTAATTGAACATGGTTATGATAGAACAATGGGCGCTCGACCAATGGCTCGCTTAATTCAAGAACAAATTAAAAAACCGTTAGCAGATGAGTTATTGTTCGGAAAATTAATGAAAGGTGGTCATGTTGTTATCAAAGTAAAAGATGGTAAATTGCATTTTGATAGTCATGATCATTGTGAAGGAGTTATTTAA